A genomic window from Armatimonadota bacterium includes:
- the folB gene encoding dihydroneopterin aldolase: MTTDRIRLVNMSFYGYHGVHSEERRMGRKFYIDVELALDLGPAGRADDLSRTVDYAQVYALIREIEAAKQYALLEALAEDIARRLLERFPAQEVVVRARKSEVPVGGVMDYVEVEITRHREVS; encoded by the coding sequence ATGACCACCGACCGCATCCGCCTGGTCAACATGAGCTTCTACGGCTATCACGGCGTGCACAGCGAAGAGCGCCGGATGGGCCGCAAGTTCTACATTGACGTCGAACTGGCGCTCGACCTGGGCCCGGCGGGACGCGCCGACGACCTGAGCCGGACCGTGGACTACGCGCAGGTTTACGCGTTGATCCGCGAGATCGAGGCGGCCAAGCAATACGCATTGCTGGAGGCGTTGGCGGAGGACATCGCGCGCCGGCTGCTGGAGCGGTTTCCGGCGCAGGAGGTGGTGGTGCGCGCGCGCAAGAGCGAGGTGCCGGTGGGGGGGGTGATGGACTACGTCGAGGTCGAGATCACGCGGCACAGGGAGGTAAGCTAA